In Anolis carolinensis isolate JA03-04 chromosome 4, rAnoCar3.1.pri, whole genome shotgun sequence, the genomic window gagacgccgagtccttgatggtagtacttcctcattcctttctgcacgctgctggaaatttttatggtgtcgtaaattattttaattagccTCCCCTCATAAAACAGTACCTAAAtttgttggttaactccttgacatagcctcagtgctcaccccagtttaaggctcttcccatgacgttgtagcaccttaatcttccttcttgtttacaagttccactcagtgcactttgcccagctcattttatgtttttattgctgtgtttttcatgtgttttataatgattgtgatttttaatgccttttaaatttacttgtgtgtttctgtaaaaccgtatactgtatgctggttttatatctgtaagccgccccaagtccctctggggagatggtggcggggtacaaaaataaaattattattattattattataaatttcctactcgacagatgcaactgtttttcgggctgcatagggcaacagtaagctaggctattaatggtcaggcactcactccgacccaggctggcttcgaactcatgacctctcggtcagtagtgatgtCTTGCAGCTGGcttttaaccagctgtgccacagcctggtctGGTTAGTGGTTATATCAaactctctctttctcactctctctatatacagtagagtctcacttatccaacataaacaggccggcagaacattggacaagccaatatgttggataataaggagggatcaaggaaaaagcctattaaacatcaaattaggttatgattttacaaattaagcaccaaaacatcatgttatacaacaaatctggcagaaaaagtagttcaatgcgcagtaatgctatgtggtaattactgtatttacgaatttagcaccaaaatatcatgatatattgaaaacattgactacaaaaatgcgttggataatccagaacgttggataagcgagtgttggataagtgagactctactgtacttgtgtgtttctgtaaaaccgtatactgtatgctggttttatatctgtaagccgccccgagtccctctggggagatggtggcggggtacaaaaataaaattattattattattataaatttcctactcgacagatgcaactgtttttcgggctgcatagggcaacagcaagctaggctctTAATGGTCGAGAGCTCACtccaacccaggctggcttcaaactcatgacctctcggtcagtagtgatgtCTTGCAGCTGGcttttaaccagctgtgccacagcctggtctGGTTAGTGGTTATATCAAACTGCCTCTCTTTCTCACtctctctatatacagtagagtctcacttatccaacataaacaggctggcagaacattggataagcgaatatgttggataataaggagggatcaagaaaaagtctattaatcatcaaattaggttatgattttacaaattaagcaccaaaacatcatgttatacaacaaatttgacagaaaaagtagttcaatgtgcagtaatgctatgtagtaattactgtatttatgaatttagcaccaaaatatcacgatgtattgaaaacattgactacaaaaatgcgttggataatacagaacgttggataagcgaatgttggacaagtgagactctactgtacatacataaacATATTAATATATATGCCTATATATATTATGGTGTGGATGTGCTTCTgtaattctattatttatttatttagtattttatttacatcatttatattccgcccttctttctcaccccgagggggactcagggcggatcacattacacatattaggcaaacattcaatgcctttttaacacaggacaaagacaaacaaacatagctccgagcgggcctcaaacttatgacctcctggtcagtgactcattgctctcccgtctgcgccacagccccggactAATTCTATATCATTCATATTGTGCATTTTTTCTATTATAGTTCCTTAACATTTGCCCCATACCCAGCCAAATTTTAAGCATTAATTTCAAACTCATAATTGTTTTAGTCTctgttttgtggatttcaatatgtagtttttatagaaatacgttttaatacaCATCTTCTGTAGAATTACATTTTTAATacgtgtatttgtggtatttttttttacaatgtttatgtgttttcattATTCTGTAACACACCTCGAGCCACAAGCAGaggtgggttagaaataaaattattattatattatattttatattagggcttcattttatgtatgtgtgtgtatatatacacagtagaatcttacttatccaatataaaggggccgacagaacgttggataagcgaaaatgttggattaataaaaagcctattaaatgtcaaattacattatgattttaccaattaagcagcaaaacatcatgttttgcaacaaatcgacagaaaaagaagttaaatacatggtaacattatgtagtaattactgaatttacgaatttagcaccaaaacatcgcaatgcattgaaaacattgcctacaaaaacactgactactaaaaggcgaaagttggataagcaagactgtaCTTATatcctatatatattatattttatttattgtctatttttaaaattattaatattttatattatatattagggttttattattatatatattatatatacacacactatatatatatatatatatatatatatatatatatatatatatattagggttAGAGGGAGATTCCCACGCTTCGTAAATAGCGTCGTAAATACTAATTGTACGAAAATGATCCGACTTACGACGCTTTCCgatttttttgcacatgcctaatgtTCCGGAAGGCTGTTAGGTTCCTGAAgtggttagagcaggcatgggcaaactttgaccctccaggtgtttggactgcaactcccacaattcctaacagcctaccagttcCTGCGGCCACCCGGAATCCCTGGTCGCTGCAGCAACGGAGGCCGGAATAGAACCTGTTTGACCAGCAGTTCGTTGGGAGTCCTTTGATGCGGAGGGACGGAGGCCAATGGGGCCAGGCCTGGGTCACGATCCGCGGCCGGAGAGGGAGCCATCTGCGCCCACCAAGTAACCAGAAGGATACCTAGAGCTGCAGAGGCAAGGGGTGTCATGGGCTGGTAGAGTTGAGGATGCTTTGGAGATtgcacaggcatgggccaacttgggccctccctgcaggtgtttcggactgcgactcccaccattcctcacagcctcaggccccttccttttccccctccgccgcttaagcccaagttggcccatgcttggtctAGCAAGAAGGGAGATCCATTTGTCACAATCTCCTTGTAGGTGTTTCCTGGCTGCTTTGTTTACCCCTCTCTTGCCTTTTCCAATTATAGTAGAGTTTTGGTTATCCGACGTGCTGTACTATCCGACGTGTCGCGTTATCCGACGTGCCACACTATCCGACGTGCTGCGCTATCTGACGTGCCATGCTATCTGATGGACGTACCGTACTATCCGATGTGCGGTACTATCTGATGTGCCGTACTATCCGACATGCCGTATTATCCGACTTCCGATTGTCCGATGTGCCGTACTATCCAATGTGCTGTACTATCTGACTTCCGATTATCTGACGTGCTGTACTATCCGACATACTGTACTATCTGACTTCCGATTATCCAACATCTATCCAACTTCCGATTATCCGATGTGCCGCGCTATCCGACGTGCTGTACTATCCAACTTCCGATTATCCGATGTGCCGCGCTATCCGACGTGCTGTACTATCTGACTTCCGATTATCCAACATGCTGTACTATCCGACTTCCAATTATCCGACGTGGTGTACTATCTGACTTCCGAATATCCGACATGCCGTACTATCCGACGTGGTGTACTATCTGACTTCCGATTATCTGACATGTTGTACTATCCGACGCACCACGCTATCCAACGCACCGCATTATCTGACGCGCTGTATTATCCGATGTGCTGGCTACGTGCACCtggcttgccaggagggataatagtgcctccctattatccaacagttttgttATCTGACATTCGGCCTGCCCATTTATGTCGGACAACTGTAACTCTACTGTCTTTCTCTGTCTTGTCTCCTGTGGCAGCAAAGGAACCCCACAAATGGGAAGTAAATCATCCTGAGCCGAATATTGACTGAGGCTAATGCACcgtcaaatctaatgcacacctcaacttTCAAAACATTGAGACCGAAATAAGTATCTGCTGCAGAATgtcatgcgcagtggcaaaaggTGCAATCTTTGCAATTTAGTCATTGCAGTTGCTGCAATGACTAAATTctgtctttaaaaacaaaagtgttggaacaccaaagcatttaataaaagaaaggaaaaccttgaggtgcatctaggctgcagaatgaatgtgctttaattgctttggttcaatgctgtagagcaggggtccccaaactaaggcccgggggccggatgcggccctccaaggtcatttacctggcccccgccctcagttttataatataatatattgtatatacatatcatgttgataataatattataatgtaatgcaatataacctaataataataccatataataatatgaattatatattctatattacatataatattactaataatattacagtatagtggtatagttcaatatagtaacatataatgctaatattgtgctatgctaataatatattgtatgtacatataatttgtaaaccactctgagtcccctttggggtgagaagggtgtgatacaaatgtagtatatttttatattttatattttattatattatattgctctgggcatggccccatgttagccgccccgagtccccgttggggagatggtggcggggtataaataaagttttattattattattattatagtaaataaatgcagtaaataaataataaataaattttagacttaggctcacccaaagtctgaaatgacttgaaggcacagaacaacaacaacaactattaacttgactatctcattggccagaagcaggaccacacttcccattgaaatcctgataaatgtatgctggttaaaattgtttttatttttaaatattgtattgttctttcattgttcttgttgttgtttttgcactagaattttattttattttttcgtgtcaggagcaaccggagttgcttctggagtgagagaattggccgtctgcaaggacgttgcccaggggacgcctggatgttatgatgtttttaccgtccttgtgggaggcttctctcatgtccccgcatggagctggagctgatagagggagctcatccacactctccccaggtgggattcgaacctggcagctttcaggtcagcaacccaaccttcaagtcacttagtccactacgccatctgggggctcgcactacaaataagacatatgcagtgtgaattggaatttgtttgtattttttttcaaatgataatccggcccctcaacagtctgaaggattgtggaccggccctcggcttaaaaagtttgaggacccctgctgtagagtcATTGATAAGGCCttgaggcttctctgccaaagagtgcagacgcatcaccaaactacaacttctcaGCGCCTGCGTGGCTTAGAAGATGTGTTGATGGGCCTAAAACAACAGTTTCAACGTATTAGATTCTAGAATCTTATCATTCGAGTAGAATGCATTCATATTAAGTGGCCAGCGTGTTTTATTTGGCTTGGCTCAATGCAGACGTCTGTAATTCCGTTCTGAAGAGAACGATATTTTTCCCGTCACTGGAGGAGGAACAGATTTAAGTCCCCACCAGAAAcccttttgatatttgaataataatagtaataatatcctagcccaggcttgggcaaacggttacgtcagctccactggcggccagtctgctaccgagcagaattcagagtgctggctttagcctataaatccctaaactgTTCcagcccagattatctgcctgaacgcattatttatttgtttagttatttacagtatttatattccgccctcctttctcaccccgaaggggactcagggcggatcgtaatgcacatagacatggcaaacattcaatgccattattattattattattattattattattattattttatttatttttttcgtgtcaggagcaaccggagttgcttctagagtgagagaattggccgtctgcaaggacgttgcccaggggacacccggatgttttgatgtttttaccatccttgtgggaggcttctctcatgtccccgcatggagctggagctgatagagggagctcatccacactctctgtcctgctcacttcaaaggatcagtctgaacgcagatcagagatagctgctctcaaatccaatctttattgaagaatacatgactttggaaaagtcaagaatgacctaatgtttacatacaatcatttttatcacctctgatgctacgtaacaccacacgtaaatatcatcatcaatccccacccccaatatcacattactaccattttcacacactagaccaattataattgtttatattttcaaccccaagttcccaggcatattctatcttcttctgccaggtgcttctagggttgtttatgttatgactcccagttcagggcttggtaattcagccctgtaactgggttccatgacatggtgccctccttttcttcgtcctcctcttcggttcttctttcatcacaaatctgaaacaaaccaaacaataattctatgtgtccattttgtccaaagtacccctatactttttcagtaagcttcgATGGAATACGGGGTGTATTTTCCCCAAGCTTTTTGGCaacgccaactggaaagtcacctcgttgataacactctgtattctgaatggtccaatatatttagggcccaatttttttgaaggtagccccaatttgatgttttgggtacttaaccaggtgggattcgaacctggcagctttcaggtcagcaacccaaccttcaagtcacttagtccactacgccatctgggggctcctagtgccattattagacatacaacacacatacagacagacagaagaggtgattcaatatttttccaacttccaaaggttatgctcgattccggccacagggggagctgccgcttcatccactatgacaccaagtcctttggtcctagtatttcctccttgctctttgctCGCCGGCAGTTTTATAGTGTCAGAAATTAAATTGaattaacctccccgcattaagcggtacctaaattctttagtcacagctgcagctgttttcgaggtgcttaggtgggcagcaggctaggctattaacggtcaGGAGCTTAATCCGATGCGGGTTTTGAAGCAgtcgtgatttattgctgctggctactaaccagctgtgccacagcccagccctgtcCATTCATCCTatctgttagatcccagccagccagggcaccaaggcctgccgTGTTTcgggacttgcactttgacacagataatgctgaggattttACTGACATTacaccctccacggaggggcctttacagctgcaggtgcccaaagatattgactctggagacttgctaattggagaagattcttctattcctccctcacagatagagccagatgttgaagagatgcctgggaacggggttcttaatcgtagagattttgtaactagagaaagaagtgcaaaacaagaaatCTGCCGgagccaaagtctggcaaatagatgggatagtGGTTAgcattcccttgggaaagttttgggagtttgtactccctaaattctgaacagcccagaatctgttaaaagtgttttgctcagtagatttccttgcggtgtcaacgttgctttcttggagagaggtttctcaGTCTCCAGCTCCTGTTCCCAAGCCAAGTATTCCAGTTCTAGTTGGGCCGTGCCgtgactcttgagtagaccttgattttacttcagttgttatttttgttcctgtttcaagtttgcctcagttttgacaaccttgctgccttgatcgTTACGAAGTATTTCCAGAGGATTGAACTTTGTTTCCtgacagccttgtttccctgtttcaacTCATATAccttgatttcttgggagagctatcgaGCTCTCATTGTGGATTACAATATCGGACTTTTCCCTTCACCCATAtggaaccatcattgactttctgaaaataactattccttactcagactctatacctaatttcctttgggtttataattgttttaataaagatatagtgtgttatattggctcttgtctggttttcgagtgctcacgctgccttggggtgcaacactattTATCCattctcatccatccatccatccatccactataTTCCTTCAATTCTAACACGATCTTTcctcctatataaacatctctaaaaatggggtgcgtcTTTTAATCACAGccgtatcttatgtatttttgttgatgGCGATACTGAGGTTAGGGTGCGTCTTACAAGCAATGGAGAAAATGCGGTGACATTGAGTGAATTGTGGGGAGAGGGGTTGTTGGCTGGGGAGGGGTCTGTCTGCTGCTCTCCTGACctgctcttctcttctcttctctttctttctctctctctttccagctCTGAGGTGGTGACGCACCTATGAGTGTGGCGGTCATGTCGCACGAGAAGAGCTTCCTGGTGTCGGGGGAACCCTACCCGGGGCAGCAGCCCCCCGCCCCGCCGGGATACGCCCAGCCCCCCTACCCACCGCCGGCCCCCTACCCACAGCCGGCCCCCTACCCGCAGCCTGCCGTCTATGGCCAGCCAGGATATCCGCAGGGGCCCTATCCTCCGCAGGCGGGCTACCCTCAGCAGGGACCCTACCCTCAACAGGGGCCATACCCCCAACCGGGGCCCTATCCACAGGGGCCGTACCCGCAGGGGCCCTATCCGCAGGGACCCTACCCTCAGCAGCACCCCGGGGTCCCCATGGACCAGGACTGTAAGTAGCCTGAATGCCTTATGGGTGGGTGGGCTTGGGGGGAAGCCTAGGAAGAGTTCAGGGCCAGAGTGGGCTCATTGCCTTCACTGGGCCTCGCGGGCGAGGAGGGGGCCTCTCTCCTGGAATAGGCGCTCCGGGGTCCGGCTCAGTCTCCTCTCTTCTCTTGCTGCCTTCGGACCCGCAGATGGAGCGAGGCACCCCGTCTATGTGGTGCGGAAACCGGGCAACACGGCCACGCGGATCGGTGAGCGCCCCTCCCAGGCACACCCCATTGCCGCTTTGGGGCAGGCAGGGCCAGATAGAGAGAGAGGCAGGGCATTGCTCCCACAGAGCCGTGTGGGGATTGCGCGGGTGCGGATCCTGGCTCTGACCGGACCctattcttccttctctcctttccgcTCCCTCCGCAGCCCCGATGCACAGCAACTACCATGAGGACGGGCCGCCCTCCTACTACGACAACCAGGACTTCCCTCCCACGAATTGGGACGACAAGAGCATCCGCCAGGCTTTCATCCGCAAGGTAAGCAGTGTGGTGGCTGGAGGCGGGGTGCTGTGTCAGGAATATTTTGTGAACCTTAACATGTTCCTTAATCTGTTATCAGTGGGACAGAGTGCATCAGGCAtgttcagagaaagaagtagacaaaCAGACTCCAGTATTAGTTTTATAATAGCTATAAGGGTCACACAGAAAAAGGGGAAACACCATCTATACTCAGCATTCACTCCACATGCATTCAACATTCATACTCGCCATCCTTCTCTGTTAAATTTGTTGGGAATTGACGAGCCACAAaactctaatcaccctctttatggggtaaattcccattaaaatagcagagtaaaaatgcaACAGCGGTGAGACTTACGCATAGTGTGAGTTTCAGAAGGCCTCtttgtgtcttcaggaaggcaaagggatgcaaagttagctttaaagtttaaaagcatttattgaggtaaaaagaaatccattgatggatagaaaaggtttggacctatctaatctaatcctgttctaatacacatagagggattaaaataacaaagctctagatagctacatcttggctagtaGAGGGAAGTGGtacgtcctctctggaacaaagcaggaagctggaatggcgaccaagcctcatgggtcgcttcttctctagggccataaactgacttctgcagcatggcaaGAATCTGCCGTGATTGGTGCCTTACTAGCAGATTAtgataaaaatataacactaaaagtAGCTACATTTGCAATCgctgcccaaaagatcagagataGAGTAGCAAAAACCTCGCCGGAGACCAGATAGGGAAAGGGAGATGGTTAAGGAGGTCACAGACCAGACGCTGTTATTGCTAGGTTTCTGCCAGCAAAATTTTAATGTACTAGTTTTTAAATCTTGAACGGGTTTTGCTTTACATTGGaatgtgtttataaaggttgtatgttattgatgtcatggcctatggctagtgcaATAAACTTTATTGACTTCTGCTAGCCtgtggcctctctgacaattcagatccttcaacatttccttggtcaacctacATAAACCGAAATCcctcttcatcatcagactgaacaacACTCtcataaacaacaatacacaagtgtaaatacaatgacataagtataaacaaTGGcgcatataaaatcccactaataaaatagtaagaatataaaattataaaaattcctAGTGTGGGAGGCATGTagaaggttgctgtttccaagaaatgctgcttggaaggctgggctgAGAAACACCTGACAACGTGTAGGGCATAAAAGTGTGAGCATAAATGATTTGCAGTGGTGGTGTCCGCCTGAGCGCCGGTCCTTGTGCCTCGCAGGTGTTCCTGGTGCTGACCGTCCAGCTCTCGGTCACCTTTGCCTTCGTGGCCATCTTCACCTTCGTGAAGGGCGTGAAGGGCTTTGTGCGGAGGAACGTCTGGACGTACTATCTCTCCTACGCcatcttcttcatctccctcatCGTGCTCAGCTGCTGCGGGGAGTTCCGGCGCAAGCACCCCTGGAACCTGGTGGCCCTGGTAGGGAAGGGGGCACGGCGGGGTGACGGGGGGCTGCCCCACGATTGCCGAGGGGGCGGCGAGGGTGGCGAATGGGGacgaccctaaccctaacccctgcCCTGCCCTCTCTCCTCCCCGCAGTCCATCCTGACGCTGAGCCTCTCCTACATGGTGGGCATGATCGCCAGCTTCTACGACACGGAGGCCGTCATCATGGCCGTGGGCATCACCACCGTCGTCTGCTTCACGGTCGTCATCTTCTCCCTGCAGGTGGGTCTCCCAAGGCCCCGGGTTGTGGTGTTGGTGGGGGTTGGCCTCGGACAGGCCTCGGCGCTCTTCTGCTGACGGCCCGCCCGGCTTTTCCTTTCCGCAGACCAAGTACGACTTCACTTCCTGCCGGGGGGTGCTGATCGTCTGCCTGATGGTCCTCTTCGTCTTCGCCATCCTCTGCATCTTCATCCGGAACCGCATCATGCAGATCGTCTACGCCTCGCTGGGGGCCCTCCTCTTCACCTGCGTGAGTCTCCAGTGGGGCTGGGCGGGGGGCATCCACGCGGAGCCCCTCTGGCTCTGCCCCGCTCCCTTTGGGGGAAAGAGGGGGGCAAAGTGTGGCCAATGGGAAAGGGGCCTCCGCTTCCTGTCCGGAAAAGCCCTCTCCTTTCCCCAAAAGCAGGGTGCAAATACCCCACCTGCCCACTAGAGGGCACTTGGGGACAAAACTTTTCTTTTCGGCCtttgaatagaataactttatttattttatttatttattttctacatttatatcccgcccttctcaccccgaagggga contains:
- the grina gene encoding protein lifeguard 1 isoform X1 produces the protein MSVAVMSHEKSFLVSGEPYPGQQPPAPPGYAQPPYPPPAPYPQPAPYPQPAVYGQPGYPQGPYPPQAGYPQQGPYPQQGPYPQPGPYPQGPYPQGPYPQGPYPQQHPGVPMDQDYGARHPVYVVRKPGNTATRIAPMHSNYHEDGPPSYYDNQDFPPTNWDDKSIRQAFIRKVFLVLTVQLSVTFAFVAIFTFVKGVKGFVRRNVWTYYLSYAIFFISLIVLSCCGEFRRKHPWNLVALSILTLSLSYMVGMIASFYDTEAVIMAVGITTVVCFTVVIFSLQTKYDFTSCRGVLIVCLMVLFVFAILCIFIRNRIMQIVYASLGALLFTCFLAVDTQMILGNKQLAISPEEYVFAALNLYTDIINIFLYILAIIGRAKD
- the grina gene encoding protein lifeguard 1 isoform X2 → MSVAVMSHEKSFLVSGEPYPGQQPPAPPGYAQPPYPPPAPYPQPAPYPQPAVYGQPGYPQGPYPPQAGYPQQGPYPQQGPYPQPGPYPQGPYPQGPYPQGPYPQQHPGVPMDQDSPMHSNYHEDGPPSYYDNQDFPPTNWDDKSIRQAFIRKVFLVLTVQLSVTFAFVAIFTFVKGVKGFVRRNVWTYYLSYAIFFISLIVLSCCGEFRRKHPWNLVALSILTLSLSYMVGMIASFYDTEAVIMAVGITTVVCFTVVIFSLQTKYDFTSCRGVLIVCLMVLFVFAILCIFIRNRIMQIVYASLGALLFTCFLAVDTQMILGNKQLAISPEEYVFAALNLYTDIINIFLYILAIIGRAKD